One Rhodothermales bacterium DNA segment encodes these proteins:
- a CDS encoding 2TM domain-containing protein gives MSTPMMTRREAKGLLASFKDRKHEEARFYFHLAAFFAVNVFAITLNITEAQNAGPIFLPPLVLTGSLLFAHARRVFGWKGKKTKAWEERMIYELMNGEEMPEEQFTLIQAIEKLKSPAGAGPVKETEASQQLQKRIEHLEAIIASEQWDQSSMDELRVDPHETRQRTAVRPS, from the coding sequence ATGAGCACACCCATGATGACGCGCCGCGAAGCCAAAGGCCTCCTCGCCAGTTTCAAGGATCGGAAACACGAAGAAGCCCGCTTTTATTTCCATCTGGCCGCGTTCTTCGCCGTGAACGTGTTCGCGATCACGCTCAACATCACGGAGGCCCAGAATGCCGGCCCGATCTTCCTTCCCCCGCTCGTCCTAACCGGAAGCCTCCTGTTCGCGCACGCGCGGCGCGTGTTCGGCTGGAAGGGCAAAAAGACGAAAGCCTGGGAAGAGCGGATGATCTACGAGTTGATGAATGGCGAGGAGATGCCGGAGGAGCAGTTCACGCTGATTCAGGCCATCGAAAAGCTCAAGTCGCCGGCGGGCGCCGGGCCCGTCAAGGAGACCGAGGCGTCCCAGCAGCTGCAGAAACGCATCGAACACCTGGAGGCGATCATCGCGAGCGAACAGTGGGATCAGTCGTCGATGGACGAACTCCGGGTAGATCCCCACGAGACCCGCCAGCGCACTGCCGTTCGGCCGTCCTGA
- a CDS encoding PSD1 and planctomycete cytochrome C domain-containing protein, which yields MHRFLSLSLPILLALSLAACRGDLPRDVARAYSDAPERVDFNFDVRPILSDRCYKCHGPDEAAREADLRLDIEEGALATRLDSGGYAIVPGSLPESVLVQRILSDDPDAMMPPPESNLVLSAQDKAVLVKWIEQGAEWKPHWAFIPPVKAPLPPTRRRAQSDNPIDRFIDARLERERIEPAPPAPRETLLRRVTLDLTGLPPTLEDLDAFLADDAPDAYERVVDRLLASPAYGERWTWDWLDAARYADTNGFQGDPTRTMWPWRDWVVRAINSNMPYDRFTVEQLAGDLLPDAGVEAVLATGFNRNHMYNGEGGRIPEETRVENVFDRVETLGTVWLGLTVTCARCHDHKFDPLTQKEYYQFYDYFNQTSEEGGYAHGKVEPVLDLSTPEDLARIEELQAVVDAEARRVAATELGLFPRPAGQTAADSPNASGLIGENVDALKLTPEKRSSYYLGLLIAAFKEREPAYAAQLGRLRDAVNARDRQNNANVRVMVMDSRPEPRTTAILERGVYNKPGETVSRDVPAFLPALAGDAANDRLALARWLVRPEHPLTARVTVNRFWQAFFGVGLVKTAEDFGVQGEKPSHPELLDWLAVDFVESGWDVKALHRKIVLSEAYRRASVVDPALHERDPENRLLARGPRFRMPSWMLRDQALAVAGLLADSLGGPPVYPYQPEGIWEEATFGQRTYVQDHGEALYRRTLYTFWRRIVGPTMLFDTSARQTCTVNVSRTNTPLHALTTLNDITYVEAARVMGERVMTMASTDAERIDLAFRLATARYPTDAERAILAGRLAALREQFDAEPGAAEQLLAVGEHPRNEALDAREAASYAGLATLILNLDETLTKQ from the coding sequence ATGCATCGGTTTCTCTCGCTATCGCTCCCGATCCTGCTCGCCCTCAGCCTGGCCGCCTGCCGCGGCGATCTGCCGCGCGACGTCGCGCGGGCGTATTCGGACGCCCCGGAGCGCGTCGACTTCAACTTCGACGTCCGCCCCATCCTGTCGGACCGGTGCTACAAGTGCCATGGGCCCGACGAGGCCGCGCGCGAGGCGGATCTGCGGCTGGATATCGAGGAGGGCGCGCTGGCGACGCGCCTCGACTCTGGAGGCTACGCCATCGTCCCGGGCAGCCTCCCCGAAAGCGTCCTCGTCCAGCGTATCCTGTCCGACGACCCGGACGCGATGATGCCGCCGCCGGAGTCGAACCTGGTCCTCTCGGCCCAGGACAAGGCCGTTCTCGTCAAATGGATCGAACAGGGGGCGGAATGGAAGCCGCACTGGGCGTTCATCCCGCCCGTCAAGGCCCCCCTGCCGCCCACCCGCCGACGCGCGCAGTCCGATAATCCGATCGACCGTTTCATCGACGCGCGGCTCGAACGCGAACGCATCGAGCCGGCTCCCCCGGCGCCCCGCGAAACCCTCCTCCGCCGCGTCACGCTCGACCTCACCGGGCTGCCGCCCACGCTCGAAGACCTGGACGCCTTCCTCGCCGACGACGCACCCGACGCCTACGAGCGCGTCGTGGACCGCCTCCTGGCCTCGCCGGCGTACGGCGAACGCTGGACGTGGGACTGGCTCGACGCCGCCCGCTACGCCGACACCAACGGATTCCAGGGGGACCCCACGCGGACCATGTGGCCCTGGCGCGATTGGGTCGTGCGCGCCATCAACAGCAACATGCCCTACGACCGGTTCACTGTCGAACAGCTCGCCGGCGACCTGCTACCCGATGCCGGCGTCGAAGCCGTGCTCGCCACGGGATTCAACCGGAATCACATGTACAACGGCGAGGGCGGTCGCATCCCGGAAGAAACGCGCGTCGAAAACGTCTTCGACCGCGTGGAGACGCTCGGCACCGTCTGGCTGGGCCTCACCGTCACCTGCGCCCGCTGCCACGACCACAAGTTCGACCCGCTGACGCAGAAAGAGTACTATCAGTTCTACGACTACTTCAACCAGACCTCCGAGGAAGGCGGCTACGCACACGGCAAGGTCGAGCCCGTGCTCGACCTCAGCACCCCCGAGGATCTGGCGCGCATCGAGGAGCTTCAGGCGGTCGTCGATGCCGAAGCCCGGCGCGTCGCGGCGACCGAACTCGGCCTCTTCCCCCGCCCCGCCGGCCAGACGGCCGCCGACTCCCCTAACGCCTCGGGCCTGATCGGGGAAAACGTCGACGCCCTCAAGCTCACGCCGGAGAAGCGCAGCAGCTACTACCTCGGCCTGCTCATCGCGGCGTTCAAGGAGCGCGAACCGGCCTATGCCGCGCAGCTGGGCCGCCTCCGCGACGCGGTCAACGCCCGCGACCGCCAGAACAACGCCAACGTGCGCGTGATGGTGATGGACAGCCGGCCGGAGCCCCGGACGACGGCCATCCTCGAGCGCGGCGTGTACAACAAGCCCGGCGAAACCGTGTCGCGCGACGTGCCGGCGTTCCTGCCCGCGCTCGCCGGCGACGCCGCGAACGACCGGCTCGCGCTCGCCCGGTGGCTCGTCCGCCCCGAACACCCGCTCACGGCGCGGGTCACTGTGAACCGTTTCTGGCAGGCCTTCTTCGGCGTCGGACTCGTCAAGACCGCCGAAGATTTCGGCGTGCAGGGCGAAAAGCCGTCACATCCGGAGTTGCTCGACTGGCTGGCGGTGGACTTCGTCGAGTCGGGCTGGGACGTCAAGGCGCTCCACCGGAAGATCGTCCTGAGCGAGGCCTACCGGCGCGCGTCGGTCGTCGATCCGGCCCTCCACGAACGCGACCCGGAAAACCGGCTGCTGGCGCGCGGACCGCGCTTCCGAATGCCGTCGTGGATGCTGCGCGACCAGGCGCTGGCCGTCGCAGGGCTGCTCGCCGACTCCCTCGGCGGACCGCCGGTCTACCCCTATCAGCCGGAAGGCATCTGGGAGGAAGCCACCTTCGGACAGCGCACCTACGTCCAGGATCACGGGGAGGCCCTCTATCGCCGCACCCTCTATACCTTCTGGCGCCGCATCGTCGGCCCGACCATGCTGTTCGACACGTCGGCCCGGCAGACGTGTACGGTCAACGTATCGCGCACGAACACACCGCTCCACGCCCTGACCACGCTCAACGACATCACCTACGTCGAGGCCGCGCGCGTCATGGGCGAACGGGTGATGACGATGGCATCCACCGACGCCGAGCGGATCGATCTCGCGTTCCGCCTCGCCACCGCCCGCTACCCGACGGATGCCGAACGGGCCATCCTCGCCGGCCGGCTCGCCGCCCTGCGCGAACAGTTCGATGCCGAACCCGGCGCGGCCGAGCAGCTCCTGGCCGTGGGCGAACACCCGCGCAACGAGGCCCTCGACGCCCGTGAAGCCGCCAGTTATGCCGGCCTCGCCACCCTGATCCTGAACCTCGACGAAACGCTGACAAAGCAGTAG
- a CDS encoding DUF1593 domain-containing protein — protein MRKFTIRRTLYLLALLALAAMPAPAQTYDPASIDRFAGRPRLFVLTDIGNEPDDQMSFVRLLIYANEIDIEGLVATTSTWQRDKTNEHTLHEIIAAYAEVRDNLLLHISGWPQAADLDAVVFAGQAAYGMAAVGPDKMSAGAEALIRAVDKPDNRPLWVSVWGGANTLAQALLHVRDTRSAEDVARFVRKLRVYSISDQDDAGPWIRREFPGVFYIVEPSSPDAGEYYYATWTGIAGDIYYRNGAGADSTLISNAWLEKNIRAKGPLGAHYLRFAFIMEGDTPSFLGLTNNGLNSYRNPSWGGWGGRYVYRQPYGETHPIWTQGGDLFSRVTSQDEVVGVDGQTHISDHATIWRWREAYQNDFAARMDWTIKPFFQTNHPPSVVVNTALGSAPLYIDARVGEPVQLDARGTSDPDANPLSYHWYLYPEAGSTPGQGMADVEIAGAETQRATVTPTAVCRPNWLRTEAPCEEGVAHIILEVSDVGSPSLTRYKRIILRVTE, from the coding sequence ATGCGCAAGTTTACGATCCGGCGTACGCTTTACCTCCTGGCGCTCCTCGCCCTGGCCGCCATGCCGGCCCCCGCCCAGACCTACGATCCGGCCAGCATCGACCGCTTCGCCGGCCGGCCGCGGCTCTTTGTGCTGACCGACATCGGCAACGAGCCCGACGACCAGATGTCGTTCGTCCGCCTGCTGATCTATGCCAACGAGATCGACATCGAGGGCCTCGTCGCCACCACCTCGACCTGGCAGCGCGACAAGACGAACGAGCATACGCTCCATGAAATCATCGCCGCCTACGCCGAGGTGCGGGACAACCTGCTGCTCCACATCTCGGGCTGGCCACAGGCCGCCGATCTGGACGCCGTCGTGTTCGCCGGGCAGGCAGCCTACGGGATGGCGGCCGTCGGGCCGGACAAGATGTCCGCCGGCGCCGAGGCGCTCATTCGCGCCGTCGACAAGCCCGACAACCGGCCGCTGTGGGTCAGCGTTTGGGGCGGCGCCAACACACTCGCGCAGGCGCTGCTGCACGTGCGCGACACGCGGTCGGCGGAGGACGTTGCGCGGTTCGTGCGCAAGCTGCGGGTCTATTCGATATCCGACCAGGACGACGCCGGTCCCTGGATCCGCCGCGAATTTCCGGGGGTGTTCTACATCGTCGAGCCTTCGTCGCCGGACGCCGGCGAGTATTATTACGCGACGTGGACCGGCATCGCCGGCGACATCTACTACCGCAACGGCGCCGGGGCGGACTCGACGCTCATCTCGAACGCCTGGCTGGAGAAAAACATCCGCGCCAAGGGGCCGCTCGGGGCGCATTACCTCCGCTTTGCCTTCATCATGGAAGGCGATACCCCCTCGTTTCTGGGGCTGACCAACAACGGCCTCAACAGCTACCGCAACCCGAGCTGGGGCGGCTGGGGCGGGCGCTACGTCTACCGGCAGCCCTATGGCGAAACGCACCCGATCTGGACGCAGGGCGGCGACCTGTTCTCCCGCGTCACCTCGCAGGACGAAGTCGTGGGTGTCGACGGGCAGACGCATATTTCCGACCACGCCACGATCTGGCGCTGGCGCGAAGCGTACCAGAACGACTTTGCGGCGCGGATGGACTGGACGATCAAGCCGTTTTTTCAGACGAATCATCCGCCGTCCGTGGTGGTCAACACCGCCCTCGGCTCGGCTCCGCTCTACATCGACGCCCGCGTGGGTGAACCCGTGCAGCTGGACGCGCGCGGCACCTCCGACCCCGACGCGAACCCGCTCAGCTACCACTGGTACCTGTACCCCGAGGCCGGCTCCACGCCCGGTCAGGGCATGGCGGACGTGGAGATCGCCGGCGCCGAAACCCAGCGCGCGACGGTGACGCCGACGGCGGTATGCCGGCCGAACTGGCTGCGGACGGAGGCCCCCTGCGAGGAAGGCGTCGCGCACATCATCCTCGAGGTGAGCGACGTGGGGAGTCCCTCGCTGACCCGGTACAAGCGGATTATTCTGCGGGTGACGGAGTGA
- a CDS encoding S8 family serine peptidase: protein MFERFIILVVLLTLTYAPARADDKVRSETRVDRLHAMGYTGQGVIVAVLGSGIDYAHPDFRRADGTSRILYLYDMTDDAGAGAPENLFGLGTIYSRAQIEAALASGVRLAARDAGGQGTAAAGLAAGNGLASGGLYAGMAPDAELIVVKLVGGAPAHGDEPAEPEAGVRDIEAALDFVIQKAAEEGLPFVALANIDRIGGVPDGTTAWARAVDARFGDAFPGRVFVSGSSDAGGTANHAAGFVPRDASVDLLIHKGEPDALRLELWYSGGDRFDVTVVAPDGTFGPYPAPQNNGEQDERQEAGFTYFHNGANVDFWEAGSQRREIAIDFATPGDYTVRLTRTIGLDGRFDAFLEPARLSDGAGNFFASLAVPGYTVWDMASSQTSITPGAYVLREGWTDVDGVAHDAGDAGDLGDLWAGSGVGPTVDGRYGISVGVPGDVLVAPYAPRSVYAADRSRVVLDDGAGGMYGIHRGVTAAAPVTAGIVALLLQADPLLSALDARATLQQSARDDAFTGDTPNPRFGYGKIDAYAAMARIVELPDAIQLSDALPAGPALTESYPNPFRDAATIRFAHAAFGPARLAVYDLLGREVAVLHDAFLAPGIYEASLDASALPAGAYVLRLDAGGEVRSRVVVRVR from the coding sequence ATGTTCGAACGGTTTATCATCCTCGTCGTGCTCCTGACGCTGACGTATGCGCCGGCGCGGGCCGACGATAAGGTGCGCTCGGAAACCCGCGTAGACCGCCTCCATGCGATGGGCTACACCGGGCAGGGCGTGATCGTCGCCGTGCTCGGCAGCGGCATCGACTACGCGCATCCCGACTTCCGCCGCGCCGACGGCACCAGCCGCATCCTGTATCTGTACGACATGACGGACGACGCCGGCGCCGGCGCGCCGGAAAACCTTTTCGGCCTGGGCACCATCTACTCCCGCGCCCAGATCGAGGCAGCGCTCGCCTCGGGCGTCCGGCTCGCCGCGCGCGACGCGGGCGGGCAGGGCACCGCGGCGGCCGGTCTGGCGGCCGGCAACGGACTTGCGAGCGGCGGGCTCTATGCGGGCATGGCGCCCGATGCCGAACTCATCGTCGTCAAACTCGTGGGCGGCGCGCCGGCGCATGGCGACGAGCCCGCCGAGCCGGAGGCCGGCGTGCGCGACATCGAGGCGGCGCTGGATTTTGTCATCCAGAAAGCCGCTGAAGAAGGGCTGCCCTTTGTGGCGCTCGCCAACATCGACCGGATCGGCGGCGTGCCCGACGGGACGACCGCCTGGGCGCGCGCCGTCGACGCCCGCTTCGGGGACGCCTTCCCCGGGCGCGTCTTTGTCAGCGGCTCCAGCGACGCCGGCGGCACGGCCAACCACGCGGCCGGCTTCGTCCCCCGCGACGCGTCCGTCGACCTGCTCATCCACAAGGGCGAGCCGGATGCGCTCCGCCTGGAACTGTGGTACAGCGGTGGGGACCGGTTCGACGTCACGGTGGTCGCGCCGGACGGCACCTTCGGTCCGTACCCGGCTCCCCAGAACAACGGTGAGCAGGACGAACGGCAGGAGGCCGGCTTCACCTATTTCCACAACGGCGCGAACGTCGATTTCTGGGAAGCCGGCAGCCAGCGCCGGGAGATCGCGATCGACTTCGCCACCCCGGGCGACTATACGGTCCGGTTGACCCGCACCATCGGTCTTGACGGCCGGTTCGACGCCTTCCTCGAACCCGCGCGGCTTTCGGACGGCGCCGGCAACTTCTTCGCCTCCCTGGCCGTCCCGGGCTACACGGTGTGGGATATGGCCAGCTCCCAGACCAGCATCACCCCCGGCGCCTACGTGCTGCGGGAGGGCTGGACCGATGTCGACGGCGTCGCGCACGACGCGGGCGATGCGGGTGACCTCGGCGACCTCTGGGCCGGCAGCGGCGTTGGCCCGACGGTCGACGGCCGCTACGGGATCTCGGTCGGCGTACCGGGGGATGTGCTCGTGGCGCCGTATGCGCCCCGCTCGGTGTATGCGGCGGACCGAAGCCGGGTCGTGCTGGACGACGGGGCCGGCGGGATGTATGGCATCCACCGCGGCGTGACGGCCGCGGCGCCGGTGACCGCCGGCATCGTGGCGCTGCTGCTCCAGGCGGACCCGCTGCTGAGCGCCCTCGATGCCCGCGCCACCCTCCAGCAGTCGGCCCGCGACGACGCCTTCACCGGCGACACCCCGAATCCCCGGTTCGGCTACGGGAAGATCGACGCCTACGCCGCCATGGCGCGTATCGTCGAGCTTCCGGACGCCATCCAGCTTTCGGATGCGCTGCCAGCGGGGCCGGCCCTGACGGAAAGTTACCCGAACCCCTTTCGCGACGCGGCCACGATCCGGTTCGCCCACGCGGCATTCGGTCCCGCCCGGCTGGCGGTGTATGACCTGCTCGGCCGCGAAGTGGCCGTGCTCCACGACGCCTTCCTGGCCCCAGGGATCTACGAGGCGTCGCTGGATGCGTCGGCCTTGCCGGCCGGCGCCTATGTGCTCCGGCTCGATGCCGGCGGCGAGGTGCGCAGCCGGGTGGTTGTCCGGGTGAGATAA
- a CDS encoding SLC13 family permease, translating to MPIDAVVTAVILAVMVAGLLREWLRTEFMMLASVGLLLLAGVLTPETAFAGFSNAACITIASLLVIAAGVQHTEALSVVDRFLPEKRGSGFTLTLRLMLPVALLSSVVNNTPLVAMLIPALQRWTAKMQIPASRVLLPLSYAAVLGGTITLMGTSTNLVISGLYLEATGAPLSFFDQTGVGLPVALVAILYFALIGHRFLPDTVRSEGAFAFTEERTEEYQFDVRLPGDSVLDGKTIEEAGLRALGDAFLSHIHRDGHLIGMVSPAEPLRAGDVLTFVGRHAALDRLLQMPGIGRAIPRVDDAHDAQLPLFEAVIAASSSLVGKTIRDVQFRDRFQGVVLAIFRKNERVLASLGRIELRPGDLLLIEALPGFDRRSNLLRDDFYLVAPCRREKKKPPREKASLALALFAGMVVTAALGWLPLVTAAFLAALMMMLTGCVPLAELRYRIDTGLILMIGASLAVGEAVRSSGLGAMAAEGVVALTAGQSAFWSLCILYGATMILTELLSNNAVGALMLPVAMDVAHRVDADPLPFAVAIALAASLAFATPFGYQTNLMVMSAGGYRTKDYLRSGLPLNAITMTTALGMIWWIWLR from the coding sequence ATGCCAATCGACGCGGTAGTAACCGCCGTAATCCTTGCCGTGATGGTGGCCGGACTCCTGCGCGAGTGGCTCCGCACCGAGTTCATGATGCTGGCGAGCGTGGGGCTCCTGCTGCTTGCCGGCGTGCTCACGCCGGAAACGGCGTTCGCCGGCTTCTCCAACGCGGCCTGCATCACCATCGCGTCGCTACTCGTCATCGCCGCCGGCGTGCAGCACACCGAGGCGTTGAGCGTGGTCGATCGCTTCCTGCCCGAAAAACGCGGCAGCGGCTTTACGCTCACGCTCCGCCTGATGCTCCCCGTCGCCCTGCTGTCGTCCGTCGTGAACAACACGCCGCTCGTGGCGATGCTCATCCCCGCCCTCCAGCGCTGGACGGCGAAGATGCAGATCCCGGCCTCGCGCGTGCTGCTGCCGCTGTCGTACGCGGCGGTGCTCGGGGGGACGATCACGCTGATGGGGACGTCCACCAACCTCGTCATCTCGGGGCTGTACCTCGAGGCGACGGGCGCCCCGCTGTCGTTTTTCGATCAGACGGGCGTCGGCCTCCCGGTGGCGCTGGTCGCCATCCTCTATTTCGCGCTGATCGGCCATCGCTTCCTGCCGGACACGGTGCGTTCCGAGGGCGCGTTCGCCTTTACGGAGGAGCGGACGGAAGAATACCAGTTCGACGTGCGCCTCCCCGGCGACTCGGTGCTGGATGGCAAGACCATCGAGGAGGCCGGCCTCCGCGCGCTCGGCGACGCCTTCCTGAGCCACATCCATCGGGATGGCCACCTGATCGGCATGGTGTCGCCGGCCGAGCCGCTGCGAGCCGGCGACGTGCTGACGTTCGTGGGCCGGCACGCCGCGCTGGATCGCCTCCTCCAGATGCCGGGCATCGGCCGCGCGATCCCGCGTGTCGACGACGCGCACGATGCACAGCTCCCGCTGTTCGAGGCGGTCATCGCCGCCTCGTCATCCCTCGTCGGCAAAACGATCCGCGACGTGCAGTTCAGGGACCGGTTCCAGGGGGTGGTCCTGGCCATCTTCCGGAAAAACGAACGCGTGCTCGCATCCCTTGGCCGCATCGAGCTGCGCCCGGGCGACCTGCTCCTCATCGAGGCGCTGCCGGGGTTCGACCGGCGCTCGAACCTGCTGCGGGACGACTTCTACCTGGTGGCGCCCTGCCGGCGGGAGAAAAAAAAGCCCCCTCGCGAGAAGGCCTCGCTGGCCCTGGCGCTCTTCGCGGGGATGGTCGTCACCGCAGCGCTGGGCTGGCTCCCGCTGGTGACGGCCGCGTTCCTGGCCGCGCTGATGATGATGCTCACCGGATGCGTCCCGCTCGCCGAGTTGCGGTACCGGATCGACACCGGGCTGATCCTGATGATCGGCGCCTCGCTGGCCGTCGGCGAGGCCGTCCGGTCGTCCGGTCTCGGGGCGATGGCGGCCGAAGGCGTCGTCGCGCTCACCGCCGGCCAGAGCGCGTTCTGGTCCCTCTGCATCCTCTACGGCGCCACCATGATCCTCACGGAGCTGCTGTCCAACAATGCCGTGGGGGCGTTGATGCTGCCCGTAGCGATGGACGTGGCGCACCGGGTCGACGCGGACCCGCTGCCCTTCGCGGTCGCCATCGCCCTCGCGGCGTCCCTCGCGTTCGCGACGCCGTTCGGGTACCAGACCAACCTGATGGTGATGTCCGCCGGCGGATACCGGACGAAGGACTACCTGCGGTCCGGCCTCCCCCTCAACGCCATCACCATGACCACGGCGCTCGGCATGATCTGGTGGATCTGGCTGCGATAA
- a CDS encoding DUF1801 domain-containing protein — protein MKSESLDAFLAQLDHPRKADILALRRLILDADASISDGVKWNSLSFRTTEWFATVHLRAKTGVQLILHLGARVREQPGITIADPAGLLTWLGKDRASVTFRDLADIQAREDAFSELIRAWIGFV, from the coding sequence GTGAAATCAGAAAGCCTCGACGCCTTCCTGGCGCAACTCGATCATCCCCGCAAGGCGGACATCCTGGCGCTGCGCCGGCTCATCCTGGATGCCGACGCGTCGATCTCGGACGGCGTCAAATGGAATTCCCTGAGCTTCCGGACGACGGAGTGGTTCGCGACGGTGCATCTTCGGGCGAAGACCGGCGTGCAGCTCATCCTGCATCTCGGGGCCAGGGTGCGCGAGCAGCCGGGCATCACGATCGCCGATCCGGCCGGCCTGCTGACGTGGCTCGGGAAAGATCGGGCGTCGGTGACGTTTCGGGATCTTGCCGATATCCAGGCCCGGGAAGACGCGTTTTCCGAGCTCATTCGGGCCTGGATCGGTTTCGTTTGA
- a CDS encoding VIT family protein: MPHLERHRTHRIGWLRAAVLGANDGIVSTASLVLGVAASNASSESVLVAGVAGLVAGAMSMAAGEYVSVSSQADTERADLDKERRELAEDPVFERDELTAIYVERGLDPALAGQVADQLMAHDALGAHARDELGISETLTAKPVQAALASAGTFAVGAALPLLVAALSPAPALLWAVGLSSLLSLALLGAVSGGAGGASMGVAALRVTFWGALAMALTAGVGALFGVAA, translated from the coding sequence ATGCCCCACCTCGAACGACATCGAACCCATCGCATCGGATGGCTGCGCGCCGCCGTCCTCGGCGCGAACGACGGCATTGTCTCGACCGCCAGCCTCGTGCTGGGCGTTGCGGCGTCGAATGCTTCTTCGGAGAGCGTGCTCGTCGCGGGCGTCGCCGGCCTCGTCGCGGGCGCGATGTCGATGGCGGCGGGAGAATATGTCTCCGTGAGCTCGCAGGCCGATACGGAGCGCGCCGATCTCGACAAGGAGCGCCGCGAGCTGGCCGAGGATCCTGTGTTCGAGCGGGATGAGTTGACGGCGATCTACGTCGAGCGCGGCCTGGACCCGGCGCTTGCGGGCCAGGTGGCCGATCAGCTGATGGCGCACGACGCGCTCGGCGCGCACGCGCGCGACGAACTCGGCATCTCCGAGACGCTGACGGCGAAACCCGTGCAGGCCGCGCTGGCCTCGGCCGGCACGTTCGCGGTGGGTGCGGCCCTGCCGCTCCTCGTCGCCGCACTATCCCCGGCGCCGGCGCTGCTCTGGGCGGTGGGTTTGAGTTCGCTGCTGTCGTTGGCCTTGCTGGGCGCGGTTTCAGGCGGCGCCGGCGGCGCCTCGATGGGGGTCGCGGCGTTGCGCGTGACCTTCTGGGGCGCGCTCGCGATGGCGCTGACCGCCGGCGTGGGCGCGCTGTTCGGCGTGGCGGCGTAA